A genomic region of Raphanus sativus cultivar WK10039 chromosome 6, ASM80110v3, whole genome shotgun sequence contains the following coding sequences:
- the LOC108813686 gene encoding probable calcium-binding protein CML49 — MSGYPPSSQGYGYGGNPPPPQQQPYGSSGNPPPPQPYGSSNTNPPPYGSSASSPYAVPYGSQPPPSSAPYGAPPPSAPYAGDHKPHKDKPQAAYGSSPGGYGSSAGGYGGYGAPPPSGHGGYGAPPPPQQGAYGSPFASLLPSAFPPGTDPNVVACFQAADRDNSGFIDDKELQGALSSYNQSFSMRTVHLLMYLFTNSNVRKIGPKEFTSLFYSLQSWRTIFERFDKDRSGRIDTNELRDALLSLGFSVSPVVLDLLVSKFDKSGGRNRAIEYDNFIECCLTVKGLTEKFKEKDTALSGSATFNYEAFMLTVLPFLVA; from the exons ATGTCTGGTTACCCTCCTTCGAGCCAAGGCTACGGTTACGGCGGCAATCCACCACCACCGCAACAACAACCCTACGGATCCTCCGGCAATCCACCACCGCCTCAACCTTACGGATCCTCCAACACCAACCCTCCTCCCTACGGATCCTCAGCTTCCTCGCCCTACGCCGTCCCCTACGGCTCTCAGCCTCCACCTTCCTCCGCTCCCTACGGCGCACCGCCGCCGTCCGCGCCCTACGCGGGAGATCACAAGCCCCACAAAGACAAACCTCAGGCCGCCTACGGATCTTCTCCCGGCGGCTACGGATCGTCGGCCGGTGGTTACGGTGGCTACGGAGCTCCTCCTCCGTCGGGACACGGAGGCTACggagctcctcctcctcctcagcaGGGTGCTTACGGAAGCCCGTTCGCGTCTCTGCTACCGTCGGCGTTTCCTCCGGGAACGGATCCGAACGTCGTGGCTTGCTTCCAGGCGGCGGATCGGGACAACAGCGGCTTCATCGACGATAAGGAGCTTCAGGGGGCGCTCTCTTCGTATAATCAGAGCTTCAGCATGAGAACTGTTCATCTCCTCATGTATCTCTTCACCAACAGCAACGTCAGAAAGATCG GACCGAAAGAGTTTACTTCACTTTTCTACAGTCTTCAGAGTTGGAGG aCAATATTCGAGAGGTTTGATAAAGACAGAAGTGGGAGAATCGATACAAACGAGCTAAGAGATGCACTCTTGAGCCTCGGGTTTTCAGTGTCTCCTGTGGTTTTGGATCTGCTCGTTTCTAAGTTTGATAAAAGTGGAGGCAGGAACAGGGCTATTGAATATGACAACTTCATCGA GTGTTGTTTGACTGTAAAG GGGCTGACTGAGAAGTTTAAGGAGAAGGATACGGCGTTATCAGGATCAGCTACTTTCAACTACGAGGCCTTCATGCTCACTGTTCTACCATTCCTCGTCGCTTAA
- the LOC130496846 gene encoding ATPase GET3B, whose product MTTLSASSLLSSSSPLCKSRFSPTTRTDFISFSHRTTLSSPPILSFSVKHHHRQRNSLQVKSVASPAETASEFDEMVSGTKRKYYMLGGKGGVGKTSCAASLAVRFANNGHPTLVVSTDPAHSLSDSFAQDLTGGMLVPVEGPESPLFALEINPEKAREEFRSASQADGGTGVKDFMDGMGLGMLVEQLGELKLGELLDTPPPGLDEAIAISKVIQFLESPEYNMFTRIVFDTAPTGHTLRLLSLPDFLDASIGKILKLRQKITSATSAIKSVFGKEDNKPDAADKLERLRERMVKVRELFRDTESTEFVIVTIPTVMAVSESSRLSASLKKESVPVKRLVVNQILPPSSSDCKFCSIKRKDQMRALDMIREDSELSGLTLMQAPLVDMEIRGVPALRFLGDIIWK is encoded by the exons ATGACGACTCTTTCGGCCTCCTCtctattatcttcttcttcgcctCTATGCAAATCCAGATTCTCTCCAACAACTCGAACTGACTTCATCTCTTTCTCCCATCGGACAACTCTTTCCTCGCCGCCGATTCTTTCCTTCTCCGTCAAACATCATCATCGCCAGAGAAACTCGCTCCAAG TGAAATCAGTAGCTAGCCCGGCGGAGACGGCGTCGGAGTTCGATGAGATGGTCTCCGGGACGAAGAGAAAGTATTACATGCTTGGAGGGAAAGGAGGAGTGGGGAAAACTAGTTGCGCTGCTTCTTTAGCTGTGAGGTTTGCTAACAATGGTCACCCAACTCTCGTTGTCTCCACAGATCCAGCTCATTCGTTAAGCGATTCCTTTGCTCAG gattTGACTGGAGGAATGCTTGTGCCTGTTGAAGGACCTGAATCTCCTCTGTTTGCTCTTGAA ATAAACCCTGAGAAGGCGAGAGAAGAGTTTCGTAGTGCCTCTCAGGCGGATGGAGGGACTGGTGTTAAAGATTTTATGGATGGTATGGGTCTTGGGATGCTTGTTGAACAg TTGGGGGAACTTAAACTTGGTGAGTTGCTTGACACACCTCCTCCTGGATTGGATGAAGCTATTGCTATTTCTAAG GTCATTCAATTTTTGGAATCACCTGAGTATAACATGTTCACCAGAATCGTGTTTGACACTGCACCAACG GGTCATACGCTGAGGCTACTCTCCTTACCAGACTTCCTTGACGCCTCCATAGGTAAAATCTTGAAG CTTAGGCAGAAAATAACCTCGGCTACTTCAGCAATCAAATCAGTCTTTGGGAAAGAAGATAACAAGCCTGATGCT GCTGACAAATTGGAAAGACTAAGAGAGAGGATGGTTAAAGTTCGAGAGCTTTTTCGTGACACAGAGTCTACAGAGTTTGTCATTGTTACTATCCCCACG GTAATGGCTGTCAGCGAGTCTTCTAGATTAAGTGCTTCGTTGAAGAAAGAAAGTGTCCCGGTCAAAAGACTTGTTGTTAATCAGATTCTCCCTCCATCCTCCTCTGACTGCAAATTTTGTTCCATTAAAagaaag GACCAAATGCGAGCTCTTGATATGATCCGGGAGGATTCGGAACTCTCAGGTTTGACGTTGATGCAGGCTCCGTTGGTGGACATGGAGATTAGAGGTGTCCCTGCTCTGCGTTTCTTGGGAGATATCATTTGGAAATGA